One Novosphingobium sp. G106 DNA segment encodes these proteins:
- a CDS encoding SDR family NAD(P)-dependent oxidoreductase — translation MWSAQTPPDAASTLFRLDERVALVTGASRGLGLEMAVALASAGATVLVNSRDEAQAKRIAAELCDAGLKGESLPFDPADEAAVVAAMALIEKRHGHLDVLLANAAARMRRDLAAIPPADFRALVETNLSSVYSLCWHALPLLKAAGRGRIVLVSSISARRAPPHDAAYSTTKAGLEGLMRALAVEAGRMGITCNAIAPGPFRTEVNRKAAEEMGGVIAQKVPLGGFAEPTELAGTALFLASDASSFVNGITLTVDGGSMAQL, via the coding sequence ATGTGGTCTGCGCAAACGCCGCCCGATGCCGCAAGCACATTGTTTCGGCTGGATGAACGAGTCGCGCTGGTCACCGGCGCTTCGCGGGGGCTGGGGCTCGAGATGGCCGTGGCGCTAGCCTCGGCAGGAGCGACGGTGCTGGTCAACAGTCGCGACGAAGCTCAGGCGAAGCGGATCGCCGCCGAATTATGCGATGCCGGGTTGAAGGGAGAAAGTCTCCCTTTCGATCCAGCGGACGAAGCCGCTGTCGTTGCCGCTATGGCGCTGATCGAAAAGCGTCACGGCCACTTAGACGTTCTGCTTGCGAATGCGGCCGCTCGGATGCGACGCGATCTTGCGGCCATTCCGCCCGCTGACTTCCGCGCGTTGGTGGAGACCAACCTGTCGTCGGTCTACAGTCTCTGCTGGCACGCGTTGCCATTGCTCAAGGCGGCGGGAAGAGGTCGGATAGTTCTCGTCAGCTCCATCAGCGCCAGGCGAGCACCACCGCACGACGCCGCCTATTCGACTACCAAGGCCGGCCTCGAAGGCCTGATGCGGGCACTGGCGGTGGAAGCTGGCCGGATGGGGATCACCTGCAATGCCATCGCACCAGGCCCCTTCAGAACAGAGGTGAACAGAAAAGCCGCGGAGGAAATGGGCGGCGTCATCGCGCAGAAAGTGCCGCTCGGAGGTTTCGCCGAACCGACGGAACTTGCCGGAACCGCGCTCTTCCTGGCGTCTGATGCGTCATCGTTCGTGAATGGGATCACCCTTACGGTCGACGGCGGATCGATGGCGCAGCTCTGA